A region from the Acuticoccus sediminis genome encodes:
- a CDS encoding P1 family peptidase translates to MNHILDVPGLRLGHATDHERRSGVTTAVFDEPAVAGVAVHGGAPGSRETEALHPSRLGPGVDAICLSGGSAFGLASADGVMTALADHGRGFAIGPHRVPIVPAAVVFDLSGPRADFRALGAASVEAALAAPDMTVGTVGGGCNAMTAGLKGGFGTASMRVGEATVGAMVIANAVGAAVAANGPWFRAAPFEVNGEFGGLTAPAEADFSSVDTKLGAVMRGNTTIAMVATDATMTRGEAHRMAVAAHDGIALAVWPAHTIMDGDTVFAASTGRAPAAASMQETIALHAAATQCLARAIARAVYEATPRPGDRFPTWRERFG, encoded by the coding sequence ATGAACCATATTCTCGACGTGCCGGGCCTGCGCCTGGGCCATGCCACGGACCACGAGCGGCGCAGCGGCGTCACCACTGCGGTCTTCGACGAACCCGCCGTCGCAGGCGTCGCAGTCCATGGCGGCGCGCCCGGCTCGCGCGAGACCGAGGCGCTCCACCCCTCGCGTCTCGGCCCCGGGGTGGATGCGATCTGCCTCTCCGGCGGGTCGGCGTTCGGCCTCGCCTCGGCGGACGGCGTCATGACCGCCCTCGCCGACCACGGCCGCGGCTTCGCCATCGGCCCGCACCGGGTGCCGATCGTGCCGGCGGCCGTCGTCTTCGACCTGTCGGGGCCGAGGGCGGACTTCCGTGCGCTCGGCGCCGCCAGCGTCGAGGCCGCCCTCGCCGCGCCCGACATGACCGTCGGCACCGTCGGGGGCGGCTGCAACGCGATGACGGCGGGCCTCAAGGGCGGCTTCGGCACGGCGTCGATGCGGGTCGGCGAGGCGACGGTCGGGGCGATGGTGATCGCCAATGCGGTCGGTGCCGCGGTGGCCGCCAACGGCCCATGGTTTCGCGCCGCGCCTTTCGAGGTGAACGGCGAATTCGGCGGCCTCACCGCCCCGGCCGAGGCGGACTTCTCGAGCGTCGACACCAAGCTCGGCGCGGTCATGCGCGGCAACACCACCATCGCCATGGTGGCGACCGACGCGACGATGACGCGCGGCGAGGCGCATCGGATGGCGGTCGCCGCGCACGACGGGATCGCCCTCGCGGTCTGGCCGGCGCACACGATCATGGACGGCGACACCGTGTTCGCCGCCAGCACCGGACGCGCCCCCGCGGCTGCATCGATGCAAGAGACGATCGCCCTCCACGCCGCGGCGACGCAGTGTCTTGCGCGCGCCATCGCCCGTGCCGTCTACGAGGCAACACCCCGCCCCGGCGACCGTTTCCCGACCTGGCGGGAACGCTTCGGTTAA
- the glmS gene encoding glutamine--fructose-6-phosphate transaminase (isomerizing), producing MCGIVGVIGARQAAPLILDALKRLEYRGYDSAGIAAVAGDGTMDRVRAAGKLRNLEQRLDSHPLDGGTGIGHTRWATHGAPTDANAHPHVASPVAVVHNGIIENYRALRQKLQAEGAVLTSETDTETIAHILAHELAQGADLKSAIEATLSQLEGAYALAFSFAGQPQLLAAARFGSPLAIGLASDMKMIGSDAIALAPFCDEIVYLEDGDFAILTQSRLDIYDRDGHPVEREAVPVPMQVSLAEKGNYRHFMAKEIHEQPEVIARTLSHYIDVGSGTLRDGAVPIDFSQIRRLSIAACGTAYYAGLVSRYWFERLARLPVDLDVASEYRYRAQAFPADELALFISQSGETADTLAGLRAAKAGGQQLATVVNVPTSTMAREADIVLPTLAGPEIGVASTKAFTCQLATLACLAVKAGIDRGTLSPLDAEGFLSALVELPRLVAEAVTLEHSIERVAKLVAPASSALFLGRGTSFAVAMEGALKLKELSYIHAEAYAAGELKHGPIALVDEELPVIVIAPFDDLFAKTVSNMQEVHARGGRIIAVTDARGAHAIGDTAEELIVLPDVPAFVAPVVATIPLQLLAYHAAIINGTDVDQPRNLAKSVTVE from the coding sequence ATGTGCGGTATTGTGGGCGTGATCGGAGCCAGGCAGGCGGCTCCGTTGATTCTCGATGCGCTGAAACGGCTGGAATACCGGGGCTACGACTCGGCAGGCATCGCCGCCGTCGCCGGTGACGGGACGATGGACCGGGTGCGTGCCGCCGGCAAGCTGCGCAACCTGGAGCAGCGGCTCGATTCCCATCCGCTCGACGGCGGCACCGGCATCGGCCACACCCGCTGGGCGACCCACGGCGCGCCGACCGACGCCAACGCACACCCGCACGTCGCCTCGCCGGTGGCGGTGGTCCACAACGGCATCATCGAGAACTACCGCGCGCTCCGCCAGAAGCTGCAGGCGGAGGGTGCCGTCCTGACCTCGGAGACGGACACCGAGACGATCGCCCACATCCTCGCGCACGAGCTGGCGCAGGGGGCCGACCTGAAGAGCGCGATCGAGGCGACCCTGTCGCAGCTCGAGGGGGCATATGCGCTCGCCTTCTCGTTTGCCGGTCAGCCGCAGTTGCTGGCGGCGGCGCGCTTCGGCAGCCCCCTCGCCATCGGTCTCGCCTCGGACATGAAGATGATCGGCTCCGACGCCATCGCGCTGGCGCCCTTCTGCGACGAGATCGTCTACCTGGAAGACGGCGACTTCGCGATCCTCACCCAGTCGAGGCTCGACATCTACGACCGCGACGGCCACCCGGTGGAGCGCGAGGCGGTCCCGGTGCCGATGCAAGTCTCGCTCGCCGAGAAGGGCAACTACCGCCACTTCATGGCCAAGGAGATCCACGAGCAGCCGGAAGTGATCGCGCGGACCCTCAGCCACTACATCGACGTCGGGTCGGGTACGCTGCGCGACGGCGCGGTGCCGATCGACTTCTCCCAGATCCGCCGCCTGTCGATCGCGGCCTGCGGCACCGCGTACTACGCGGGGCTCGTCTCGCGGTACTGGTTCGAGCGGCTGGCGCGCCTGCCGGTCGACCTCGACGTCGCGTCCGAGTACCGCTACCGCGCGCAGGCCTTCCCGGCCGACGAGCTGGCGCTCTTCATCTCCCAGTCGGGGGAGACGGCCGACACGCTGGCCGGGCTGCGGGCGGCGAAGGCCGGCGGGCAGCAGCTCGCCACCGTCGTCAACGTGCCGACCTCGACGATGGCGCGCGAGGCGGACATCGTCCTGCCGACCCTCGCCGGACCCGAGATCGGCGTCGCCTCCACCAAGGCGTTCACCTGCCAGCTCGCGACGCTGGCGTGCCTGGCGGTGAAGGCGGGCATCGACCGCGGCACGCTGTCGCCCCTCGATGCGGAAGGGTTCCTGTCGGCGCTCGTCGAGCTGCCGCGCCTCGTGGCCGAGGCGGTAACGCTGGAGCACTCGATCGAACGTGTCGCGAAGCTTGTGGCGCCGGCGTCATCCGCGCTCTTCCTCGGCCGGGGGACGTCGTTCGCGGTGGCGATGGAAGGGGCGCTGAAGCTCAAGGAACTGAGCTACATCCACGCCGAGGCCTACGCTGCCGGTGAATTAAAGCACGGGCCTATCGCTCTGGTGGACGAAGAGCTCCCGGTCATCGTCATCGCGCCGTTCGACGACCTCTTCGCCAAGACCGTCTCCAACATGCAGGAGGTGCATGCGCGCGGCGGGCGCATCATCGCGGTGACGGACGCCCGCGGGGCGCATGCGATCGGCGACACGGCGGAGGAACTCATCGTCCTGCCGGACGTTCCGGCCTTCGTGGCCCCCGTGGTGGCGACCATCCCGCTGCAGCTGCTGGCGTATCACGCGGCGATCATCAACGGCACCGACGTCGATCAGCCCCGCAACCTCGCCAAGTCTGTGACGGTCGAGTAA
- the pdhA gene encoding pyruvate dehydrogenase (acetyl-transferring) E1 component subunit alpha: MAVEAKARESDEAGQTETAFTADDYLRAYEDMLLIRRFEEKAGQLYGMGLIGGFCHLYIGQEAVVVGAQMAMKEGDQVITGYRDHGHMLATGMDPKGVMAELTGRASGYSKGKGGSMHMFSVEKNFYGGHGIVGAQVSLGTGIGFANRYRQNGAVALTYFGDGAANQGQVYESFNMAKLWSIPVIYMIENNKYGMGTSIERASSTTDLSQRGRSFDIPGEQVDGMHVEAVRDAVAKALDHARSGKGPYILEMLTYRYRGHSMSDPAKYRSRDEVNEYRQKRDPIEHVRDILMKDFGVAEDDIKSIDKRVRDEVNTAAEFAQSEPEPDPSELWTDIVR, from the coding sequence ATGGCCGTCGAAGCCAAAGCAAGAGAATCGGACGAGGCTGGCCAGACCGAAACTGCGTTCACGGCGGACGACTATCTTCGCGCCTACGAGGATATGCTGCTGATCCGCCGGTTCGAGGAAAAGGCCGGCCAGCTCTACGGCATGGGCCTGATCGGCGGCTTCTGCCACCTCTACATCGGTCAGGAAGCGGTCGTCGTCGGCGCGCAGATGGCGATGAAGGAAGGTGACCAGGTCATCACCGGCTATCGCGACCACGGCCACATGCTGGCGACCGGCATGGACCCGAAGGGCGTGATGGCCGAGCTCACCGGCCGCGCGTCGGGCTACTCCAAGGGTAAGGGTGGCTCGATGCACATGTTCTCGGTCGAGAAGAACTTCTACGGCGGCCACGGCATCGTCGGCGCGCAGGTGTCGCTCGGCACCGGCATCGGCTTCGCCAACCGCTACCGCCAGAACGGCGCGGTGGCGCTCACCTATTTCGGTGACGGCGCGGCCAACCAGGGCCAGGTCTACGAGAGCTTCAACATGGCCAAGCTCTGGTCGATCCCGGTCATCTACATGATCGAGAACAACAAGTACGGCATGGGCACCTCCATCGAGCGCGCCTCGTCGACGACGGACCTGTCCCAGCGCGGCCGCTCGTTCGACATCCCGGGCGAGCAGGTGGACGGCATGCACGTCGAGGCGGTGCGCGACGCGGTCGCCAAGGCGCTCGACCACGCGCGCTCGGGCAAGGGTCCCTACATCCTCGAGATGCTGACCTACCGCTACCGCGGCCACTCGATGTCCGACCCGGCGAAGTACCGCTCGCGCGACGAGGTGAACGAGTACCGCCAGAAGCGCGACCCGATCGAGCACGTGCGCGACATCCTGATGAAGGACTTCGGCGTCGCCGAGGACGACATCAAGTCGATCGACAAGCGCGTGCGCGACGAGGTGAACACGGCCGCCGAGTTCGCGCAGAGCGAGCCCGAGCCCGATCCCTCGGAGCTCTGGACGGACATCGTACGGTGA
- the glmU gene encoding bifunctional UDP-N-acetylglucosamine diphosphorylase/glucosamine-1-phosphate N-acetyltransferase GlmU translates to MARTLAVILAAGKGTRMRSGTPKVLHKVGGLPMVDHVLAAAKSAGVERAALVVGAGASWATDRASDALSLHVQTEQMGTAHAVLAAREAFTDDIDAIVVLFGDNPLVTAATIDRMVDRVLGGADLAVLAFRTDAPTGYGRLLLDANGHVRAIREERDATEEERAITLCNSGVMAIRAGAPLDALQAIEANNAKGEYYLTDLVAIGAERGFNMVWEEAPVAEVMGVNDRAQLADAEAVFQQRARSRALETATLIAPETVFFSHDTVVGEDVTIEPNVVFGTGVAIGDGARIYAFTHLVDTVVSPGAAIGPFARSRGGTNVGPGAKIGNFVELKNAALATGVKISHLSYIGDAGVGAEANIGAGTITCNYDGVNKHRTEIGAGAFIGSNSALVAPVSIGEGAFVASGSVIVEDVPADALAIARGRQATKPDRSPLKPKP, encoded by the coding sequence ATGGCACGAACGCTGGCGGTGATTCTGGCGGCCGGCAAGGGCACGCGGATGCGCTCCGGGACGCCCAAGGTGCTGCACAAGGTCGGCGGCCTGCCGATGGTCGACCACGTCCTCGCCGCGGCGAAGTCGGCCGGCGTCGAGCGGGCCGCGCTGGTGGTCGGGGCCGGGGCCTCCTGGGCCACGGACCGCGCCTCGGACGCCCTCTCCCTGCACGTCCAGACGGAGCAGATGGGCACCGCGCACGCCGTCCTCGCCGCGCGGGAGGCGTTCACCGACGACATCGACGCGATCGTCGTCCTCTTCGGCGACAACCCGCTGGTGACGGCGGCGACCATCGACCGGATGGTCGACCGCGTTCTCGGCGGTGCCGACCTTGCCGTGCTCGCCTTCAGAACCGACGCGCCGACCGGCTACGGCCGCCTGCTGCTGGACGCCAACGGCCACGTCCGCGCGATCCGCGAGGAGCGCGACGCGACCGAGGAGGAGCGGGCGATCACGCTGTGCAACTCCGGGGTCATGGCCATCCGCGCCGGCGCGCCGCTCGATGCGCTGCAGGCGATCGAGGCGAACAATGCCAAGGGCGAGTACTACCTGACCGACCTCGTCGCCATCGGCGCCGAGCGGGGCTTCAACATGGTGTGGGAGGAGGCGCCGGTCGCCGAGGTCATGGGCGTCAACGACCGTGCGCAGCTCGCGGACGCGGAGGCCGTCTTCCAGCAGCGTGCCCGCAGCAGGGCGCTGGAGACGGCGACGCTGATCGCGCCGGAGACCGTCTTCTTCAGCCACGACACCGTGGTCGGCGAGGACGTCACGATCGAGCCGAACGTCGTCTTCGGCACGGGGGTCGCGATCGGCGACGGGGCGAGGATCTATGCCTTCACCCACCTCGTCGACACCGTGGTCTCGCCGGGCGCCGCGATCGGCCCGTTCGCCCGCTCGCGCGGCGGCACGAACGTCGGCCCCGGCGCGAAGATCGGCAACTTCGTGGAGCTGAAGAACGCCGCGCTGGCGACGGGGGTGAAGATCAGCCACCTCTCCTACATCGGCGATGCCGGCGTGGGGGCGGAGGCCAACATCGGCGCCGGTACGATCACCTGCAACTACGACGGCGTGAACAAGCACCGCACCGAGATCGGCGCGGGCGCCTTCATCGGCTCCAACAGCGCGCTGGTGGCGCCGGTCTCGATCGGCGAGGGGGCATTCGTCGCCTCCGGCTCGGTGATCGTCGAGGACGTGCCGGCCGACGCGCTCGCGATCGCGCGGGGACGGCAGGCGACGAAGCCGGACCGATCGCCGCTGAAACCCAAGCCGTAG
- a CDS encoding glycine--tRNA ligase subunit alpha — translation MAELSPKDRLSPTDPRSSFQSMILALQAYWAERGCAILQPYDMEVGAGTFHPATTLRALGPRPWRAAYVQPSRRPGDGRYGENPNRLQHYYQFQVILKPSPKDLQALYLGSLEAIGIDLHRHDVRFVEDDWESPTLGAWGLGWECWCDGMEVSQFTYFQQVCGIDCRPVSGELTYGLERLAMYVQGVENVYDLTYVAESEAGPRVSYGEIFLQAEREYSAHNFEFADTEMLLRHFRDAEAECHALLAAGAPKVEGERHTQVLPAYDQTIKASHIFNLLDARGVISVTERQGYIGRVRALAKACGEAYLATDGGGFGYRAESETEAA, via the coding sequence ATGGCCGAGCTTTCCCCGAAGGACCGCCTGTCTCCGACAGACCCGAGGTCCTCGTTCCAATCCATGATTCTGGCGCTCCAGGCGTACTGGGCGGAGCGGGGCTGCGCTATCCTGCAGCCCTACGACATGGAAGTCGGCGCCGGCACCTTCCACCCGGCGACGACCCTGCGCGCGCTCGGTCCGCGGCCGTGGCGGGCGGCCTACGTGCAGCCCTCGCGCCGTCCGGGCGACGGGCGCTACGGCGAGAACCCGAACCGCCTGCAGCACTACTACCAGTTCCAGGTCATCCTGAAGCCGAGCCCGAAGGACCTTCAGGCGCTCTACCTCGGCTCGCTGGAGGCGATCGGCATCGATCTCCACCGCCACGACGTCCGGTTCGTCGAGGACGACTGGGAGAGCCCGACGCTCGGGGCCTGGGGGCTCGGCTGGGAGTGCTGGTGCGACGGCATGGAAGTGTCGCAGTTCACCTACTTCCAGCAGGTCTGCGGCATCGACTGCCGCCCGGTCTCCGGCGAGCTGACCTACGGCCTGGAGCGCCTCGCCATGTACGTGCAGGGCGTCGAGAACGTCTACGATCTCACCTACGTCGCCGAGAGCGAGGCGGGGCCGCGCGTCTCCTACGGCGAGATCTTCCTGCAGGCCGAGCGGGAGTACTCGGCGCACAATTTCGAGTTCGCCGACACCGAGATGCTGTTGCGCCACTTCCGCGACGCGGAGGCGGAGTGCCATGCGCTGCTCGCCGCAGGCGCGCCGAAGGTCGAGGGCGAGCGGCACACCCAGGTGCTGCCCGCCTACGACCAGACCATCAAGGCGAGCCACATCTTCAACCTGCTCGACGCGCGCGGCGTGATCTCCGTGACGGAGCGGCAGGGCTATATCGGCCGCGTCCGCGCGCTCGCGAAGGCGTGCGGCGAGGCCTACCTCGCGACCGACGGCGGCGGCTTCGGCTACCGCGCCGAGAGCGAGACCGAGGCGGCCTAA
- a CDS encoding DUF502 domain-containing protein, translating into MDEEQGEVRVGRRRSLVNRLRNYLITGVIVAAPLTITVYLVTYIISVVDGVVKPWIPPAWNPETYVPFPLPGIGLVVAIVGLALLGFLAANIFGRTILALGEAILARMPLIRNVYAALKQIFETALSERSHTFRRAGLVEYPRRGLWAVVFIATDVKGEISQKLGDDDDAISVFLPTTPNPTSGFLLFVPRKDVLVLDMSVEDAAKLVISAGLITPRWAPKAQVEPMRSPPRYGPRHPHVAGESVEVPILGTLAEEDRKHAAESAARAGAERADDTETVKSE; encoded by the coding sequence ATGGACGAAGAACAGGGTGAAGTCCGGGTCGGGCGGCGGCGCAGCCTCGTCAACAGGTTGCGCAACTATCTGATCACCGGCGTGATCGTTGCCGCGCCGCTGACGATCACCGTCTACCTCGTCACCTACATCATCAGCGTCGTCGACGGCGTGGTGAAGCCGTGGATCCCGCCGGCGTGGAATCCGGAAACCTATGTGCCGTTTCCGCTCCCGGGCATCGGCCTCGTGGTGGCGATCGTCGGCCTGGCGCTGCTCGGCTTCCTGGCGGCGAACATCTTCGGCCGGACGATCCTGGCGCTGGGCGAGGCGATTCTCGCCAGGATGCCCCTCATCCGCAACGTCTACGCGGCGCTGAAGCAGATCTTCGAGACGGCACTGTCGGAGCGCAGCCACACCTTCCGACGGGCCGGACTGGTGGAGTACCCGCGCCGCGGCCTCTGGGCCGTCGTCTTCATCGCGACGGACGTGAAGGGCGAGATCAGCCAGAAGCTGGGCGACGACGACGACGCGATCTCGGTCTTCCTGCCGACGACGCCGAACCCGACATCCGGCTTCCTTCTTTTCGTGCCGCGCAAGGACGTGCTGGTGCTCGACATGAGCGTCGAGGACGCGGCAAAGCTCGTCATCTCGGCCGGCCTGATCACGCCGCGCTGGGCGCCCAAGGCGCAGGTCGAGCCGATGCGCTCGCCGCCGAGGTACGGCCCCAGGCACCCCCATGTCGCGGGCGAATCGGTCGAGGTACCGATCCTCGGCACCCTCGCCGAGGAGGACCGCAAGCACGCGGCGGAGAGCGCCGCGCGCGCCGGCGCCGAGCGGGCGGACGACACCGAGACGGTGAAATCGGAGTAG
- a CDS encoding FtsB family cell division protein, with translation MPTRHRRRSRFTFFIFPLVLVAVAVYFGWQSGRGDYGEEARVELRDERANLELELANLVEQREHLQDRVRRLRVDALDADLLDERARAQLNMAHPNEIVILNVAKDAQPETGKTDLILGAHNN, from the coding sequence ATGCCCACGCGCCACCGACGTCGATCCCGCTTCACCTTCTTCATCTTCCCGCTGGTGCTCGTCGCCGTCGCGGTCTACTTCGGCTGGCAGTCCGGCCGGGGCGACTACGGCGAGGAGGCGCGGGTCGAACTGCGGGACGAGCGGGCCAATCTCGAGCTCGAGCTCGCCAATCTGGTGGAGCAGCGCGAACACCTTCAGGACCGGGTGCGTCGCCTGCGCGTCGACGCCCTCGACGCGGACCTGCTCGACGAGCGTGCCCGGGCGCAGCTCAACATGGCGCACCCGAACGAGATCGTGATTCTCAACGTCGCCAAGGACGCCCAGCCGGAGACCGGCAAGACGGACCTCATTCTCGGCGCGCACAACAACTGA